A single window of Arvicola amphibius chromosome 15, mArvAmp1.2, whole genome shotgun sequence DNA harbors:
- the Wdr83os gene encoding PAT complex subunit Asterix, with translation MSTNNMSDPRRPNKVLRYKPPPSECNPALDDPTPDYMNLLGMIFSMCGLMLKLKWCAWVAVYCSFISFANSRSSEDTKQMMSSFMLSISAVVMSYLQNPQPMTPPW, from the exons ATGTCCACCAACAATATGTCCGACCCACGGAGACCCAACAAAGTGCTGAG GTATAAGCCTCCGCCGAGCGAGTGCAACCCAGCTTTGGACGACCCGACGCCGGACTACATGAATCTCCTCGGCATGATCTTTAGCATGTGCGGCCTCATGCTTAAG CTGAAATGGTGTGCTTGGGTGGCCGTCTACTGTTCCTTTATCAGCTTTGCCAACTCCCGGAGCTCGGAGGACACCAAGCAGATGATGAGTAGCTTCAT GCTCTCAATCTCTGCCGTGGTGATGTCCTATCTGCAGAATCCTCAGCCCATGACGCCCCCGTGGTGA
- the Wdr83 gene encoding WD repeat domain-containing protein 83 — MAFPEPKPRAPELPQKRLKTLDCGQGAVRAVRFNVDGNYCLTCGSDKTLKLWNPLRGTLLRTYSGHGYEVLDAASSFDNSHLCSGGGDKTVVLWDVATGQVVRKFRGHAGKVNTVQFNEEATVILSGSIDSSIRCWDCRSRKPEPVQTLDEARDGISSVKVSDHEILAGSVDGRVRRYDLRMGQLFSDYVGSPITCTCFSRDGQCILISSLDSALRLLDKDTGELLGEYVGHKNQQYKLDCCLSEHDTHVVSCSEDGKVFFWDLVEGALALALPVGSSVVQSLAYHPTEPCLLTAMGGSIQYWREETYEAEGGAG, encoded by the exons ATGGCCTTTCCTGAACCAAAGCCACGGGCCCCGGAGCTGCCGCAGAAACGGTTGAAGACCCTGGACTGTGGCCAGGGCGCGGTGCGAGCCGTGCGATTTAATG TGGATGGCAACTACTGCCTGACGTGTGGCAGCGATAAAACCCTAAAGCTGTGGAACCCGCTGCGTGGGACGCTGCTGCGGACGTACAGTGGCCACGGCTACGAAGTGCTGGATGCGGCCAG ttccttTGACAACAGCCATCTCTGCTCTGGTGGTGGAGACAAGACGGTGGTGCTGTGGGATGTGGCAACTGGGCAGGTCGTGCGCAAATTTCGGGGCCACGCTGGA AAGGTGAACACCGTTCAGTTTAACGAAGAGGCCACAGTCATCCTGTCTG GTTCTATCGATTCCAGTATCCGATGCTGGGATTGCCGTTCTCGGAAGCCTGAGCCAGTGCAGACGCTAGATGAAGCCAGAGATGGCATATCCAGTGTAAAGGTGTCAGACCATGAGATCCTGGCAGG CTCCGTGGATGGCCGAGTGAGGCGCTATGACCTAAGAATGGGACAGCTCTTCTCAGACTACGTGGGCA GCCCCATCACCTGCACCTGCTTCAGCCGCGATGGGCAGTGCATTCTGATATCCAGTCTGGACTCTGCTTTGCGGCTTCTAGATAAAGACACAGGGGAGCTGCTGGGCGA GTATGTCGGCCATAAGAACCAGCAGTACAAGCTGGACTGCTGCCTGAGTGAGCATGACACACACGTGGTCAGCTGCTCTGAGGATGGGAAGGTGTTCTTCTGGGACCTGGTAGAG GGTGCCCTGGCACTGGCCCTGCCCGTGGGTTCTAGTGTGGTACAATCATTGGCTTACCATCCCACGGAACCCTGCCTGCTGACAGCCATGGGGGGCAGCATCCAATACTGGAGAGAAGAGACCTATGAGGCAGAGGGTGGAGCAGGCTGA
- the Dhps gene encoding deoxyhypusine synthase isoform X2 produces the protein MPILDQMVLEQNTEGVKWTPSKMISRLGKEINNPESVYYWAHKNHIPVLSPALTDGSLGDMIFFHSYKNPGLVLDIVEDLRLINMQAIFAKRSGMIILGGGMVKHHIANANLMRNGADYAVYINTAQEFDGSDSGARPDEAVSWGKIRMDAQPVKVYADASLVFPLLVAKTFAQKADAFTTEKNED, from the exons ATGCCCATTCTGGACCAGATGGTGCTGGAACAGAACACAGAG GGTGTGAAGTGGACACCTTCCAAGATGATCTCCCGACTTGGCAAGGAGATCAACAACCCAGAGTCTGTGTATTATTGGGCTCATAAG AACCACATTCCTGTGCTGAGCCCTGCGCTCACAGATGGCTCATTGGGTGACATGATCTTCTTCCATTCCTACAAAAACCCAGGCTTAGTTTTGGACATCGTTGAAG ACCTACGACTCATCAACATGCAGGCCATTTTTGCCAAGCGCTCCGGAATGATCATCCTGGGTGGAGGTATGGTCAAGCACCACATCGCCAATGCTAACCTCATG CGGAATGGGGCTGACTATGCTGTCTACATCAACACAGCCCAGGAGTTTGATGGTTCAGACTCAGGAGCCCGGCCAGATGAGGCTGTCTCTTGGGGCAAGATCCGGATGGatgctcagccagtaaag GTCTATGCTGATGCTTCTCTGGTCTTCCCCCTGCTGGTCGCTAAGACATTTGCCCAAAAGGCAGATGCCTTCACAACTGAGAAGAATGAGGACTAA
- the Dhps gene encoding deoxyhypusine synthase isoform X1, translating to MEGTSQGAAPAAALAAVLKHSSALPPESAKVQGYDFNRGVDYQALLEAFGTTGFQATNFGRAVQQVNAMIEKKLEPLPEDEDHHEDLTQSRRPLTGCTIFLGYTSNLISSGIRETIRYLVQHNMVDVLVTTAGGVEEDIIKCLAPTYLGEFSLSGKELRENGINRIGNLLVPNDNYCKFEDWLMPILDQMVLEQNTEGVKWTPSKMISRLGKEINNPESVYYWAHKNHIPVLSPALTDGSLGDMIFFHSYKNPGLVLDIVEDLRLINMQAIFAKRSGMIILGGGMVKHHIANANLMRNGADYAVYINTAQEFDGSDSGARPDEAVSWGKIRMDAQPVKVYADASLVFPLLVAKTFAQKADAFTTEKNED from the exons ATGGAGGGGACCTCGCAGGGGGCGGCGCCCGCAGCGGCGCTGGCCGCCGTGCTCAAGCACAGCTCGGCCTTGCCACCCGAGAGCGCCAAGGTGCAAGGTTACGACTTCAACCGCGGCGTAGATTACCAGGCACTTCTGGAGGCCTTCGGCACCACCGGCTTCCAGGCTACCAACTTTGGACGCGCGGTGCAGCAAGTCAACGCCATG ATTGAGAAGAAGCTGGAGCCGCTACCAGAAGATGAAGACCATCACGAAGATCTGACACAGAGCCGCCGCCCACTCACTGGCTGCACCATTTTCTTGGGCTACACATCCAACCTCATCAGTTCGGGCATCCGCGAGACCATTCGCTACCTCGTGCAACACAACATG GTGGATGTGTTGGTGACGACTGCCGGAGGTGTGGAAGAAGATATCATCAAGTGCCTGGCTCCCACTTACCTTGGAGAGTTCAGCCTCAGTGGGAAGGAGCTCCGGGAGAATGGTATCAACAG GATTGGGAACCTGCTGGTGCCAAACGATAATTACTGCAAGTTTGAGGACTGGCTCATGCCCATTCTGGACCAGATGGTGCTGGAACAGAACACAGAG GGTGTGAAGTGGACACCTTCCAAGATGATCTCCCGACTTGGCAAGGAGATCAACAACCCAGAGTCTGTGTATTATTGGGCTCATAAG AACCACATTCCTGTGCTGAGCCCTGCGCTCACAGATGGCTCATTGGGTGACATGATCTTCTTCCATTCCTACAAAAACCCAGGCTTAGTTTTGGACATCGTTGAAG ACCTACGACTCATCAACATGCAGGCCATTTTTGCCAAGCGCTCCGGAATGATCATCCTGGGTGGAGGTATGGTCAAGCACCACATCGCCAATGCTAACCTCATG CGGAATGGGGCTGACTATGCTGTCTACATCAACACAGCCCAGGAGTTTGATGGTTCAGACTCAGGAGCCCGGCCAGATGAGGCTGTCTCTTGGGGCAAGATCCGGATGGatgctcagccagtaaag GTCTATGCTGATGCTTCTCTGGTCTTCCCCCTGCTGGTCGCTAAGACATTTGCCCAAAAGGCAGATGCCTTCACAACTGAGAAGAATGAGGACTAA
- the Gng14 gene encoding LOW QUALITY PROTEIN: putative guanine nucleotide-binding protein G(I)/G(S)/G(O) subunit gamma-14 (The sequence of the model RefSeq protein was modified relative to this genomic sequence to represent the inferred CDS: inserted 1 base in 1 codon) — MSSKVATGSDIGQARRAVEQLRMEAGINRIKVRIGQVCSGHSWAREQVDTQMWLTWLVCRCXKAATDLLQFCTEQAKSDPFLVGIPAATNPFKEKKPCAIL, encoded by the exons ATGTCCAGCAAggtggccactggcagtgacatcGGACAGGCCCGCCGGGCAGTGGAGCAGCTGCGGATGGAGGCAGGCATCAACCGCATAAAGGTGAGGATTGGGCAGGTGTGCAGTGGGCACAGCTGGGCAAGGGAGCAAGTGGACACCCAGATGTGGCTGACGTGGTTGGTTTGCAGGT CTAAGGCAGCCACAGATCTACTGCAGTTCTGCACGGAGCAGGCCAAGAGCGACCCCTTCCTTGTGGGCATCCCTGCTGCCACCAACCCCTTCAAGGAAAAGAAGCCTTGTGCTATCCTATGA
- the Fbxw9 gene encoding F-box/WD repeat-containing protein 9 isoform X2 yields MELPSGRSGDPRSCDDESDPEPDPDPDAQAEAYVARVLTPPKPGLTPRRSSLKSTLSASLGAPERKAAPRVPAVRLPGLLSLPPELLLEICAYLDARVVLHVLPCVCQALNDLVRDHVTWRLRAQRRVRAPYPVVEEEDFDWPAACIELEQHLARWAEDGQKAEYFCLADGHFASIDAVLLLQGGALCLSGSRDRNVNLWDLRHLGKEPSRVLVKALGTQGNSTHKGWVWSLAAQDHRVCSGSWDSTVKLWDMAADGQQFGEIKGKAAVLCLSYQPDILVTGTYDKKVTTYDPRAGLALVKSRRLHSSAVLAVLADDRHIISGSEDHSLVVFDRRANRVLQRLQLDSYLLCMSYQEPQLWAGDNQGLLHVFANRDGCFQLVRSFDVGHQSQITGIKHSLGTLYTTSTDKTIRVHVPTDPPRTICTRSHHNVLNGICAEGNVVVAASGGLSLEVWRLLA; encoded by the exons ATGGAGCTTCCCTCGGGGCGGAGTGGGGATCCTCGCTCCTGTGACGATGAGTCGGACCCCGAGCCAGACCCGGACCCTGACGCTCAGGCTGAGGCCTACGTAGCCCGCGTGCTCACCCCACCCAAACCTGGCCTGACCCCGCGGCGCTCGTCGCTGAAGTCCACGCTCTCCGCGTCCCTGGGCGCGCCGGAGCGAAAGGCTGCCCCCAGAGTCCCGGCCGTGCGCCTGCCGGGCCTACTGAGCCTTCCCCCGGAGCTACTGCTGGAGATCTGCGCCTACCTGGATGCACGGGTCGTGCTCCACGTCCTGCCGTGCGTGTGCCAAGCACTCAACGACCTTGTGCGTGATCATGTCACCTGGAGGCTACGCGCTCAGCGCCGCGTGCGCGCACCCTACCCAGTGGTGGAAG AGGAGGACTTTGACTGGCCAGCCGCCTGCATCGAGCTGGAACAGCACCTGGCCCGCTGGGCAGAGGATGGACAGAAAGCTGAGTACTTCTGCCTAGCTGATGGGCACTTTGCTTCCATTGATGCAGTGTTGCTGCTCCAG GGTGGGGCACTGTGTCTGTCAGGCTCTCGAGATCGCAACGTCAACCTGTGGGACCTACGACATCTAGGGAAGGAGCCTAGCCGAGTTCTGGTGAAGGCCTTGGGCACCCAGGGCAATAGCACACACAAG GGCTGGGTGTGGTCGCTAGCAGCACAGGACCACCGTGTGTGCTCCGGCTCTTGGGACAGCACTGTGAAGCTTTGGGACATGGCGGCTGATGGGCAGCAGTTTGGCGAGATCAA GGGCAAGGCGGCAGTGCTGTGCCTCTCCTACCAACCTGACATCCTCGTGACTGGTACCTATGACAAGAAGGTGACCACCTATGATCCCAGAG CTGGCTTAGCTCTGGTGAAGAGCCGGAGGCTGCATTCGAGTGCTGTGCTGGCGGTGCTGGCAGATGACAGGCATATCATCTCAGGCAGTGAGGACCACAGTCTTGTGGTATTTGATCGCCGAGCCAATAGAGTCCTGCAGCGGCTGCAG CTGGACTCCTATCTGCTCTGCATGTCCTACCAGGAGCCCCAGCTCTGGGCGGGTGACAACCAGGGCCTGCTGCACGTCTTCGCCAACCGAGATGGTTGCTTCCAGCTTGTCCGG TCCTTTGATGTGGGTCACCAGTCTCAGATCACAGGGATCAAGCACTCGCTGGGGACTTTGTATACAACATCTACTGACAAGACCATCCGG GTTCACGTGCCCACAGACCCACCTAGGACCATCTGTACCAGAAGCCACCACAATGTGTTGAATGGG ATCTGTGCTGAGGGCAACGTGGTGGTGGCTGCCTCTGGCGGCCTGTCACTGGAGGTCTGGAGGCTGCTGGCCTAA
- the Fbxw9 gene encoding F-box/WD repeat-containing protein 9 isoform X1, which yields MELPSGRSGDPRSCDDESDPEPDPDPDAQAEAYVARVLTPPKPGLTPRRSSLKSTLSASLGAPERKAAPRVPAVRLPGLLSLPPELLLEICAYLDARVVLHVLPCVCQALNDLVRDHVTWRLRAQRRVRAPYPVVEGTHTRGNRNFCPEEDFDWPAACIELEQHLARWAEDGQKAEYFCLADGHFASIDAVLLLQGGALCLSGSRDRNVNLWDLRHLGKEPSRVLVKALGTQGNSTHKGWVWSLAAQDHRVCSGSWDSTVKLWDMAADGQQFGEIKGKAAVLCLSYQPDILVTGTYDKKVTTYDPRAGLALVKSRRLHSSAVLAVLADDRHIISGSEDHSLVVFDRRANRVLQRLQLDSYLLCMSYQEPQLWAGDNQGLLHVFANRDGCFQLVRSFDVGHQSQITGIKHSLGTLYTTSTDKTIRVHVPTDPPRTICTRSHHNVLNGICAEGNVVVAASGGLSLEVWRLLA from the exons ATGGAGCTTCCCTCGGGGCGGAGTGGGGATCCTCGCTCCTGTGACGATGAGTCGGACCCCGAGCCAGACCCGGACCCTGACGCTCAGGCTGAGGCCTACGTAGCCCGCGTGCTCACCCCACCCAAACCTGGCCTGACCCCGCGGCGCTCGTCGCTGAAGTCCACGCTCTCCGCGTCCCTGGGCGCGCCGGAGCGAAAGGCTGCCCCCAGAGTCCCGGCCGTGCGCCTGCCGGGCCTACTGAGCCTTCCCCCGGAGCTACTGCTGGAGATCTGCGCCTACCTGGATGCACGGGTCGTGCTCCACGTCCTGCCGTGCGTGTGCCAAGCACTCAACGACCTTGTGCGTGATCATGTCACCTGGAGGCTACGCGCTCAGCGCCGCGTGCGCGCACCCTACCCAGTGGTGGAAGGTACGCACACCCGGGGAAACAGGAACTTCTGCCCAG AGGAGGACTTTGACTGGCCAGCCGCCTGCATCGAGCTGGAACAGCACCTGGCCCGCTGGGCAGAGGATGGACAGAAAGCTGAGTACTTCTGCCTAGCTGATGGGCACTTTGCTTCCATTGATGCAGTGTTGCTGCTCCAG GGTGGGGCACTGTGTCTGTCAGGCTCTCGAGATCGCAACGTCAACCTGTGGGACCTACGACATCTAGGGAAGGAGCCTAGCCGAGTTCTGGTGAAGGCCTTGGGCACCCAGGGCAATAGCACACACAAG GGCTGGGTGTGGTCGCTAGCAGCACAGGACCACCGTGTGTGCTCCGGCTCTTGGGACAGCACTGTGAAGCTTTGGGACATGGCGGCTGATGGGCAGCAGTTTGGCGAGATCAA GGGCAAGGCGGCAGTGCTGTGCCTCTCCTACCAACCTGACATCCTCGTGACTGGTACCTATGACAAGAAGGTGACCACCTATGATCCCAGAG CTGGCTTAGCTCTGGTGAAGAGCCGGAGGCTGCATTCGAGTGCTGTGCTGGCGGTGCTGGCAGATGACAGGCATATCATCTCAGGCAGTGAGGACCACAGTCTTGTGGTATTTGATCGCCGAGCCAATAGAGTCCTGCAGCGGCTGCAG CTGGACTCCTATCTGCTCTGCATGTCCTACCAGGAGCCCCAGCTCTGGGCGGGTGACAACCAGGGCCTGCTGCACGTCTTCGCCAACCGAGATGGTTGCTTCCAGCTTGTCCGG TCCTTTGATGTGGGTCACCAGTCTCAGATCACAGGGATCAAGCACTCGCTGGGGACTTTGTATACAACATCTACTGACAAGACCATCCGG GTTCACGTGCCCACAGACCCACCTAGGACCATCTGTACCAGAAGCCACCACAATGTGTTGAATGGG ATCTGTGCTGAGGGCAACGTGGTGGTGGCTGCCTCTGGCGGCCTGTCACTGGAGGTCTGGAGGCTGCTGGCCTAA
- the Fbxw9 gene encoding F-box/WD repeat-containing protein 9 isoform X3, producing MELPSGRSGDPRSCDDESDPEPDPDPDAQAEAYVARVLTPPKPGLTPRRSSLKSTLSASLGAPERKAAPRVPAVRLPGLLSLPPELLLEICAYLDARVVLHVLPCVCQALNDLVRDHVTWRLRAQRRVRAPYPVVEGTHTRGNRNFCPEEDFDWPAACIELEQHLARWAEDGQKAEYFCLADGHFASIDAVLLLQGGALCLSGSRDRNVNLWDLRHLGKEPSRVLVKALGTQGNSTHKGWVWSLAAQDHRVCSGSWDSTVKLWDMAADGQQFGEIKGKAAVLCLSYQPDILVTGTYDKKVTTYDPRAGLALVKSRRLHSSAVLAVLADDRHIISGSEDHSLVVFDRRANRVLQRLQLDSYLLCMSYQEPQLWAGDNQGLLHVFANRDGCFQLVRVC from the exons ATGGAGCTTCCCTCGGGGCGGAGTGGGGATCCTCGCTCCTGTGACGATGAGTCGGACCCCGAGCCAGACCCGGACCCTGACGCTCAGGCTGAGGCCTACGTAGCCCGCGTGCTCACCCCACCCAAACCTGGCCTGACCCCGCGGCGCTCGTCGCTGAAGTCCACGCTCTCCGCGTCCCTGGGCGCGCCGGAGCGAAAGGCTGCCCCCAGAGTCCCGGCCGTGCGCCTGCCGGGCCTACTGAGCCTTCCCCCGGAGCTACTGCTGGAGATCTGCGCCTACCTGGATGCACGGGTCGTGCTCCACGTCCTGCCGTGCGTGTGCCAAGCACTCAACGACCTTGTGCGTGATCATGTCACCTGGAGGCTACGCGCTCAGCGCCGCGTGCGCGCACCCTACCCAGTGGTGGAAGGTACGCACACCCGGGGAAACAGGAACTTCTGCCCAG AGGAGGACTTTGACTGGCCAGCCGCCTGCATCGAGCTGGAACAGCACCTGGCCCGCTGGGCAGAGGATGGACAGAAAGCTGAGTACTTCTGCCTAGCTGATGGGCACTTTGCTTCCATTGATGCAGTGTTGCTGCTCCAG GGTGGGGCACTGTGTCTGTCAGGCTCTCGAGATCGCAACGTCAACCTGTGGGACCTACGACATCTAGGGAAGGAGCCTAGCCGAGTTCTGGTGAAGGCCTTGGGCACCCAGGGCAATAGCACACACAAG GGCTGGGTGTGGTCGCTAGCAGCACAGGACCACCGTGTGTGCTCCGGCTCTTGGGACAGCACTGTGAAGCTTTGGGACATGGCGGCTGATGGGCAGCAGTTTGGCGAGATCAA GGGCAAGGCGGCAGTGCTGTGCCTCTCCTACCAACCTGACATCCTCGTGACTGGTACCTATGACAAGAAGGTGACCACCTATGATCCCAGAG CTGGCTTAGCTCTGGTGAAGAGCCGGAGGCTGCATTCGAGTGCTGTGCTGGCGGTGCTGGCAGATGACAGGCATATCATCTCAGGCAGTGAGGACCACAGTCTTGTGGTATTTGATCGCCGAGCCAATAGAGTCCTGCAGCGGCTGCAG CTGGACTCCTATCTGCTCTGCATGTCCTACCAGGAGCCCCAGCTCTGGGCGGGTGACAACCAGGGCCTGCTGCACGTCTTCGCCAACCGAGATGGTTGCTTCCAGCTTGTCCGGGTCTGCTAG